Proteins encoded in a region of the Planococcus citri chromosome 1, ihPlaCitr1.1, whole genome shotgun sequence genome:
- the LOC135849647 gene encoding phytanoyl-CoA dioxygenase domain-containing protein 1 homolog, whose translation MFREQFDKNGYVIIEDFLTEEEINELKSAGEKFSLEASTASNQAGIFDTTSSPQSSDRYFLESGDKISYFYESGVRNEDGTLKVDPKIALNKVGHALHWLHPTFKKITFHEKVKQVCRELDLVKPAIAQSMYIYKNPRVGSEVNTHQDASYLYTEPPKLYGFWFALHDATEENGCLQFIPGSHHEEVTYRFIRNPDPNSEQLCISTGAQKTKTYDDDRFKFEPVKKGSCVLIHGQVVHRSFHNSSDKPRHAYTFHVIDTHQSEYSSQNWLQAEFQSLYEN comes from the exons atgtttagagAGCAA TTCGATAAGAACGGTTACGTTATCATCGAAGATTTCTTAACCGAAGAAGAAATCAACGAATTGAAATCTGCAGGAGAAAAATTCAGCTTAGAAGCAAGCACTGCGTCAAATCAGGCTGGAATATTTGATACAACTTCTAGTCCTCAA AGCTCAGACCGATATTTTTTAGAAAGTGGTGACAAAATCAGTTACTTCTACGAATCTGGTGTTCGTAATGAAGATGGAACTCTCAAAGTAGACCCGAAAATAGCTCTGAACAAGGTGGGCCATGCGTTGCATTGGCTTCACCCGACATTCAAGAAGAtaacttttcatgaaaaagtcaaaCAAGTTTGTCGCGAATTGGATTTAGTGAAACCTGCCATCGCACAGAGCATGTACATTTATAAGAATCCTAGAGTAGGCAGCGAAG TAAACACACATCAAGATGCATCCTATTTATACACCGAGCCACCGAAACTATATGGATTTTGGTTCGCATTGCACGATGCCACAGAAGAAAATGGTTGTTTACAATTTATACCCGGATCTCATCACGAAGAAGTTACCTATCGATTTATCAGGAACCCCGATCCGAATTCTGAACAGCTTTGCATTTCTACCGGTGCACAGAAAACGAAAACTTACGATGATGATCGATTTAAATTCGAACCGGTGAAAAAAG GTTCCTGTGTACTAATCCATGGACAAGTAGTTCATAGAAGTTTCCATAATTCATCGGATAAACCTCGACATGCTTATACATTCCACGTAATCGATACTCATCAAAGTGAATATTCGTCGCAGAACTGGTTACAAGCCGAGTTCCAGTCTTTGTATGAGAATTGA
- the LOC135849644 gene encoding uncharacterized protein LOC135849644 — MKEYRTKALRVTTPHSIDGNQLDILVKHDRCNSGGTGGEDAFNDTDGFFDHMLQFDLVAVPSESKAMAMASDSTTANDFRRLRQCAREGDGIKCASSTQCRIMTTSTSTAGRPTDTCEKLQQVPAPNLLQSLSKKHYEPADAHAHAQAQERNWSENGETCRCRCRFTRCNLQDIKHEKFLPQSVLPAPSTSICNNDRFCSSVLELVSGADLSNNWPTKMQLIKEAIQRQKNMTSSRGAGTSRWYNVRDASGNTALLVSGQKLLKEGCFDKVVELANVLLSEGSDVNVSNNENRTLLSYSIQYMDKSIRLTALLLNYGANVWPIGTAGTTVASTKLPLAKNKHPVLVADNVSDSLPLAPQVEKYIDHNAFDGCNSAFTWFLISIMKRLKLNDNCLRTMYLLAEAMGEHPELMRSHVMSTMFSHAKCYNVLGPVFLQIKLAMSPYWTQPQSLKYMCKSAIRKSVLSLPGRFVTAENMSSLLLPPSLESYVMLQN, encoded by the exons ATGAAGGAATACCGAACGAAAGCACTTCGCGTTACAACGCCGCATTCCATTGACgg TAACCAGCTCGATATACTCGTAAAACACGATCGTTGTAACAGCGGCGGGACCGGTGGTGAAGATGCCTTCAACGACACCGACGGTTTCTTCGACCATATGTTGCAATTCGATTTGGTTGCTGTCCCATCCGAGAGTAAGGCCATGGCCATGGCCAGCGATTCTACTACAGCCAATGATTTTAGGCGACTGCGGCAATGTGCACGCGAAGGCGATGGCATCAAATGCGCGTCCTCCACGCAATGTCGAATCATGACTACGAGTACGTCTACTGCAGGTAGACCTACTGATACTTGTGAGAAACTGCAACAAGTGCCCGCGCCCAACCTGCTGCAAAGCCTTAGCAAAAAGCATTACGAACCCGCTGACGCACATGCCCATGCCCAAGCCCAAGAAAGAAATTGGTCAGAAAATGGCGAAACTTGCCGCTGCCGATGCCGTTTTACTCGATGTAATCTCCAAGATATA aaacatgaaaaattcctaCCACAGTCCGTATTGCCTGCGCCGTCGACGTCTATTTGTAATAACGACCGATTTTGCAGTTCCGTATTAGAATTAGTATCTG GTGCGGATTTGAGCAACAATTGGCCAACAAAGATGCAGCTAATAAAAGAAGCCATTCAGCGGCAAAAGAATATGACTTCAAGCAGAGGCGCTGGCACTAGTCGATGGTATAATGTGCGAGATGCCAGCGGCAATACCGCCTTACTAGTCAGTGGCCAGAAGCTTTTGAAAGAAGGCTGCTTTGACAAAGTTGTCGAATTGGCCAACGTATTGCTGTCGGAAGGATCGGACGTAAATGTTTCGAATAACGAGAACAGAACGCTGCTTTCTTACAGCATTCAGTATATGGATAAGAGTATTCGATTGACTGCCTTACTTTTAAATTATGGAGCCAACGTCTGGCCAATCG GTACAGCAGGCACCACAGTCGCCAGCACAAAGTTACCTTTAGCGAAGAACAAGCATCCTGTTCTTGTGGCCGATAACGTCAGCGACAGTCTGCCACTCGCAccacaagttgaaaaatacatcgacCATAATGCCTTTGACGGTTGTAATAGCGCTTTCACCTGGTTTTTAATCTCGATCATGAAAAGACTGAAATTGAACGATAACTGCCTTCGAACGATGTATTTGTTAGCCGAA GCAATGGGAGAACATCCGGAATTGATGCGTTCGCATGTGATGAGTACCATGTTCAGTCACGCCAAATGTTACAACGTACTCGGCCCGGTCTTCTTACAAATCAAATTGGCCATGTCGCCTTACTGGACGCAGCCGCAAAGCTTGAAGTATATGTGCAAGTCGGCGATAAGAAAATCAGTCCTCAGCCTCCCTGGAAGATTTGTTACCGCTGAAAATATGTCCTCGTTGTTGTTACCGCCGTCCTTAGAATCTTATGTCATGTTGCAAAATTGA
- the LOC135849642 gene encoding asparagine synthetase domain-containing protein 1-like — translation MCGIACVLCCENSTERTSSTIDNIVKESLKRRGPDCSDERSISFDTWKGSFYGTVLHTQGSDLTPQPVYSSESLFLWNGDVFDGSLITDNVLHHQSDTSILNRWLENNSGDVLKMIKMLQGPYSFIYFDMKRRLLWISRDALGRHSLLWDIDDISLLICSVGHKGMNTLLEVPAAGVFCFEFGNDSITNISLYPWSHFDKISCDLPSTVVISDTKLDYFDFTPKWIEFKTYDFFNAECSENSSHTMDNLLDNPVVLELVDKLIDLLTNSVQKRVTVRRSVCRNCSPDQCSDDHAKVGVLFSGGIDSTILAYLANKFVPQEEPIDLMNVAFDQKGSFNVPDRKTGLLSLDEIRSLCPNRRWNFVEINISRLELAEKQQTHITHLIHPLKTILDESLGSALWFACRAEGHIDNVPYTSSSKIILLGNGADEQLGGYTRHRNLLKRTGWNDLGIQLIKETIEISKRNLGRDDRIASDHGRQPRFPFLDENVVSFLADLAPWQKCNPVSFPPGTRDKLLLRLVAVKLGLRQCASFPKRAFQFGCRIANSKEKGDSCSERL, via the exons ATGTGTGGAATAGCTTGTGTACTTTGCTGCGAAAATAGTACAGAGAGGACTTCTTCAACA ATTGACAATATTGTAAAAGAATCATTGAAGAGAAGAGGCCCAGATTGCTCCGATGAACGCTCAATCTCATTCGATACCTGGAAAGGATCATTTTACGGAACTGTTCTGCATACTCAAGGATCCGATCTAACTCCTCAGCCAGTTTACTCGTCCGAAAGTTTATTCTTATGGAATGGTGACGTTTTCGACGGTTCTCTA ATTACTGATAACGTTCTTCATCACCAGTCTGATACTTCGATATTGAATCGTTGGCTAGAAAACAATTCTGGCGATGtgttaaaaatgatcaaaatgctCCAAGGACCGTATTCTTTCATTTATTTCGATATGAAACGAAGGCTTCTATGGATCAGTCGAGATGCACTCGGTCGTCATAGTTTACTGTGGGATATTGACGATATTTCGCTTTTAATATGTTCAGTTGGTCATAAAGGTATGAACACGCTGCTCGAAGTTCCTGCCGCAGGAGTGTTCTGTTTCGAATTCGGAAATGATTCTATTACGA ATATTTCACTCTATCCGTGGTctcatttcgataaaatttcatgTGATTTACCATCCACCGTTGTAATCTCTGATACCAAGCTGGATTACTTTGATTTCACTCCGAAATGGATCGAATTTAAaacatatgatttttttaacgCAGAATGTTCGGAAAATTCATCCCATACGATGGATAATCTACTCGATAATCCAGTTGTTCTCGAACTGGTCGATAAACTGATAGATTTATTAACGAATTCCGTCCAGAAACGAGTCACAGTGCGGAGAAGCGTTTGCCGGAATTGTTCTCCAGATCAGTGCTCTGATGACCATGCAAAAGTTGGAGTACTTTTCTCAGGAGGTATTGATTCTACGATATTAGCTTACCTCGCGAATAAATTTGTACCGCAAGAGGAGCCTATTGATTTGATGAACGTGGCATTCGATCAGAAAGGATCGTTCAATGTGCCTGATCGTAAAACAGGCTTGTTATCTTTGGACGAGATACGTTCGTTGTGTCCTAATCGTCGATGGAATTTTGTCGAG ATAAATATTTCTCGACTAGAACTGGCTGAGAAGCAACAAACACACATTACTCATTTGATTCACCCCTTGAAAACGATCTTAGATGAAAGTCTAGGCAGTGCTTTATGGTTCGCATGTCGAGCAGAAGGACATATCGATAATGTACCGTACACTTCTTCATCAAag ATAATATTGCTCGGTAACGGCGCCGATGAACAACTAGGAGGATACACTCGTCATCGAAACCTTCTCAAACGAACTGGCTGGAACGACTTGGGCATTCAGTTGATCAAAGAaacgattgaaatttccaaacgaAATCTAGGACGAGATGATCGAATCGCCAGCGATCATGGTCGCCAACCTAGGTTCCCTTTTCTGGACGAAAATGTTGTATCATTCTTGGCAGACCTGGCTCCGTGGCAAAA ATGTAATCCTGTATCTTTTCCTCCTGGAACTAGAGATAAGCTGCTGTTGAGATTAGTTGCGGTGAAATTGGGCTTAAGGCAATGTGCTTCTTTTCCTAAACGAGCGTTCCAGTTTGGATGTCGAATCGCTAATTCGAAAGAGAAAGGGGATAGTTGCAGTGAACGATTATAA
- the LOC135849646 gene encoding EARP-interacting protein homolog: MTADSQIYGLEFQARALSAQVSETEKTKFYIGTQSLKLASNQVHSVQLNEEDDSLKTQVFRHKDGEIWSISSSTKDANLISTCYNTVDESDGNFGMKSTLWKVPEEDDSDLERLCDFDLKSHGTDIKIAAFHPNDGSQIATVVDNKVLIWSIGSGFAELANTISMEAKGHPKFTTGKWNPPVNAQFATANDCSVKGWDIRSSSKHAWVIENAHLQSVRDLDFNPNRHYCLATCGDDGRSRFWDLRNTSQPLITRNDHSHWVWAIRYNHYHDELVASASSDTKVLITRIQSISSSSVIPEEEGSTKDKLADGVIATFDQHEDSVYCVEWSSADPWILASLSYDGRLLINRVPKTEKYKILL; this comes from the exons ATGACAGCAGATTCTCAAATCTACGGTTTGGAATTCCAG GCCAGAGCTCTTTCAGCTCAAGTATCCgaaacagaaaaaacaaaattctacaTCGGCACTCAATCGTTGAAACTAGCGAGTAATCAAGTTCACTCCGTACAGCTGAACGAAGAAGACGATAGTCTGAAAACtcag GTTTTCAGGCACAAAGATGGAGAAATATGGTCCATATCATCGTCTACGAAAGATGcgaatttaatttcaacttgTTATAATACTGTCGACGAATCAGacggtaattttggtatgaAATCAACGTTGTGGAAGGTACCCGAAGAAGATGATAGCGATTTAGAACGTTTGTGTGATTTTGATCTTAAATCTCACGGTACAGATATCAAA ATAGCTGCTTTTCATCCAAACGATGGATCTCAAATAGCTACGGTCGTGGATAACAAAGTATTGATATGGAGTATCGGATCTGGCTTTGCTGAGCTCGCTAATACGATATCAATGGAAGCTAAAG gTCATCCGAAATTCACCACTGGTAAATGGAATCCACCTGTGAACGCTCAATTTGCTACAGCTAACGATTGCTCGGTTAAAGGTTGGGATATTCGTAGTTCATCGAAACATGCTTGGGTTATAGAAAATGCTCATTTACAATCAGTCAG AGATCTAGACTTCAATCCGAACCGTCACTATTGCTTGGCCACCTGCGGAGACGATGGCAGATCTAGATTTTGGGATCTGAGAAACACCAGCCAACCTCTAATAACTAGAAACGATCATTCTCATTGGGTCTGGGCTATTCGATATAATCACTATCACGATGAACTAGTAGCTTCAGCCAGTAGCGATACTAAAGTACTGATAACTCGTATTCAATCCATATCTTCGTCTTCGGTGATACCAGAAGAAGAAGGCAGTACTAAAGATAAATTAGCCGATGGTGTAATTGCTACTTTCGATCAGCACGAAGATTCGGTTTATTGTGTCGAATGGTCTTCTGCAGATCCTTGGATTTTGGCTTCGTTAAGTTACGATGGACGGTTACTCATTAACAGGGTTCCAAAAACGGAGAAATATAAGATATTATTATGA